One window from the genome of Pedococcus badiiscoriae encodes:
- the hpt gene encoding hypoxanthine phosphoribosyltransferase, whose product MGADLEKVLITEEEIHARLEELASEIWAEYADKDLLLVGVLKGAVMVMADLSRALPGTAPVDWMAVSSYGSGTKSSGVVRILKDLDTDITGKHVLIVEDIVDSGLTLSWIKANLESRSPASVEICTLLRKPAAAKVEIDVKWVGFDIPNEFVVGYGLDYAEKYRNLREVGTLAPHVYA is encoded by the coding sequence ATGGGAGCCGATCTCGAGAAGGTCCTCATCACGGAGGAGGAGATCCACGCCAGGCTCGAGGAGCTCGCGAGCGAGATCTGGGCGGAGTATGCCGACAAGGACCTGCTGCTCGTCGGCGTCCTCAAGGGTGCGGTGATGGTGATGGCCGACCTGTCGCGCGCGCTGCCGGGCACCGCCCCGGTCGACTGGATGGCCGTGTCGTCGTACGGGTCGGGCACGAAGTCCTCAGGCGTGGTCCGCATCCTCAAGGACCTCGACACCGACATCACCGGCAAGCACGTCCTCATCGTCGAGGACATCGTCGACTCCGGGCTGACCCTGTCCTGGATCAAGGCCAACCTCGAGTCCCGTTCGCCGGCGTCGGTGGAGATCTGCACCCTGCTGCGCAAGCCCGCGGCGGCCAAGGTCGAGATCGACGTGAAGTGGGTCGGCTTCGACATCCCCAACGAGTTCGTCGTGGGATACGGCCTCGACTACGCCGAGAAGTACCGCAACCTGCGTGAGGTGGGGACCCTCGCCCCACACGTCTACGCCTGA
- a CDS encoding inorganic diphosphatase, with protein MEFDVTIEIPQGHRNKYEVDHETGRIRLDRLLFTSTRYPADYGYVEDSLGEDSDPLDALVLLEEPTFPGCLVRVRPIGMFHMRDEAGGDDKILCVPAGDPRQAHITELEQVSSFDRLEIQHFFETYKDLEPGKSVEGAHWAGREEAEQVVREAIERAREAGMTTARWRMPDVSAEPMSEAKSPTT; from the coding sequence GTGGAGTTCGACGTCACCATCGAGATCCCGCAGGGGCACCGCAACAAGTACGAGGTCGACCACGAGACGGGCCGGATCCGGCTGGACCGCCTGCTGTTCACCTCCACCCGCTACCCGGCCGACTACGGCTACGTCGAGGACAGCCTCGGCGAGGACAGCGACCCGCTCGACGCGCTCGTGCTGCTCGAGGAGCCCACCTTCCCGGGCTGCCTCGTGCGGGTCCGTCCGATCGGCATGTTCCACATGCGCGACGAGGCCGGCGGCGACGACAAGATCCTCTGCGTCCCGGCGGGCGACCCCCGCCAGGCCCACATCACCGAGCTCGAGCAGGTCAGCAGCTTCGACCGCCTCGAGATCCAGCATTTCTTCGAGACCTACAAGGACCTCGAGCCCGGCAAGTCCGTCGAGGGCGCCCACTGGGCGGGTCGCGAGGAGGCCGAGCAGGTCGTGCGCGAGGCCATCGAGCGAGCCAGGGAGGCCGGCATGACCACGGCTCGCTGGCGCATGCCCGACGTCTCCGCCGAGCCGATGTCCGAGGCCAAGTCACCCACCACGTGA
- a CDS encoding NlpC/P60 family protein — MLNAHPARRALRTGAVLSIVGILAVSSAMSASADRGPVYPSKAQVDRAKSAVVTTSGEVASLDAQYAAASAQLTQVQDSAAAAAEAYNGARYALDQRTAETTAAKKRAAQAQQLADAAGLQVRRYAATVYQQGGNLGELEAYLSSTGPQDLMDRATAIQAVSDARTRTLQQAAASSIVADTMRQQAAQAEAAQAKAAADAQAARNAAQARADQAQAATVQIQQQQQALTVQLATLRKTSVALEKQRQDGLAAAAAARAAAAEAARQARLAADRARAARNAAERKAAQQAAARAAAEAARQRAAAEAAQQAAQQAAQNKPTPRPQPENPPPPPPLSTDGGVSAVLAYARAQVGKPYGWGGSGPDSFDCSGLTMRAWEQAGVSLPHYTGAQWDQTSRVAISDLRPGDLVFYGTDGSSSHHVGLYVGDGQMIEAPHAGAYVRYASIYRSDLISYGGRP; from the coding sequence GTGCTGAACGCCCACCCCGCACGTCGCGCGCTGCGCACCGGCGCGGTCCTCTCCATCGTGGGGATCCTGGCGGTCAGCAGTGCCATGTCCGCCTCTGCCGACCGTGGTCCGGTGTACCCGTCCAAGGCGCAGGTGGACCGGGCGAAGTCGGCTGTCGTCACCACGTCCGGCGAGGTCGCGAGCCTGGATGCGCAGTATGCCGCGGCGAGCGCCCAGCTCACGCAGGTGCAGGACAGTGCCGCGGCGGCCGCGGAGGCCTACAACGGGGCCCGCTACGCGCTCGACCAGCGGACGGCGGAGACCACCGCGGCGAAGAAGCGCGCCGCCCAGGCCCAGCAGCTCGCGGACGCCGCGGGCCTGCAGGTGCGTCGCTACGCCGCCACCGTCTACCAGCAGGGCGGCAACCTCGGTGAGCTCGAGGCCTACCTGTCCAGCACGGGCCCCCAGGACCTGATGGACCGAGCCACCGCCATCCAGGCCGTGAGCGACGCCAGGACGCGCACCCTCCAGCAGGCGGCTGCCTCGTCGATCGTCGCCGACACCATGCGTCAGCAGGCCGCCCAGGCCGAGGCGGCGCAGGCCAAGGCGGCAGCCGACGCCCAGGCCGCTCGCAACGCGGCGCAGGCCCGGGCGGACCAGGCGCAGGCGGCAACGGTCCAGATCCAGCAGCAGCAGCAGGCCCTCACCGTGCAGCTCGCCACCCTCCGCAAGACCTCGGTCGCCCTCGAGAAGCAGCGTCAGGACGGTCTCGCCGCGGCGGCCGCCGCGCGCGCCGCTGCCGCTGAGGCCGCGCGGCAGGCCCGCCTCGCCGCCGATCGCGCCAGGGCAGCCCGCAACGCCGCCGAGCGCAAGGCCGCCCAGCAGGCCGCCGCTCGCGCCGCTGCCGAGGCGGCGCGCCAGCGGGCGGCCGCCGAAGCGGCCCAGCAGGCCGCCCAGCAAGCTGCGCAGAACAAGCCCACCCCCAGGCCGCAGCCGGAGAACCCCCCGCCACCGCCGCCGTTGTCCACCGACGGTGGAGTTTCCGCGGTGCTCGCCTACGCCCGGGCCCAGGTCGGCAAGCCCTACGGATGGGGTGGCAGCGGTCCGGACTCGTTCGACTGCTCCGGCCTGACGATGCGCGCCTGGGAGCAGGCGGGGGTGAGCCTGCCCCACTACACGGGTGCGCAGTGGGACCAGACGTCGCGCGTCGCCATCAGTGACCTGCGCCCAGGCGACCTGGTCTTCTACGGCACCGACGGATCGTCGAGCCACCACGTGGGTCTCTACGTCGGCGACGGCCAGATGATCGAGGCTCCGCACGCGGGGGCCTACGTCCGGTACGCGTCGATCTACCGGTCGGACCTCATCTCCTACGGCGGCCGGCCCTAG
- the ftsH gene encoding ATP-dependent zinc metalloprotease FtsH, giving the protein MDFKRILRAPLFWVVAVIAITLMVFSLSDAGGYTRIDTSAAQQLITEKKVDRAVITNNEVLDLDLKKGVTYSDGKGIKDASKVRTQYVNAAGPTLVKLLGDNPPPGGTDQVIKDTNPLLSLLGSLLPIIILLGLFWFLMNQMQGGGSRVMQFGKSKAKLASKDTPKVTFADVAGADEAVEELHEIKEFLAEPAKFLAVGAKIPKGVLLYGPPGTGKTLLARAVAGEAGVPFYSISGSDFVEMFVGVGASRVRDLFEQAKANAPAIVFVDEIDAVGRHRGAGLGGGHDEREQTLNQLLVEMDGFDVKTNVILIAATNRPDILDPALLRPGRFDRQIAVEAPDMIGRHRILEVHSQGKPMATGVDLLAVARRTPGFTGADLANVLNEAALLTARSDGKLIDDAALDEAIDRVIAGPQKRTRIMSAKERKITAYHEGGHAIVAAAMNHLDPVTKVTILPRGRALGYTMVMPTDDKYSTTRNEILDQLSYAMGGRVAEEVVFHDPTTGASNDIEKATGMARKMVTEYGMSERVGAIKLGQSQGEVFLGRDMGHQRDYSEEVASIVDEEVRKLIDAAHDEAWHVINDNRDILDRLVLDLLEHETLNAKELAAIFGPIRKRPVRPTWLSSETRFLSDQPPVLTPAERAAQNGSAPVLESAGTNRQTAEAIDKAAEAGAVKSHEEHPPTQVIEVPEGGQVDPNGL; this is encoded by the coding sequence ATGGATTTCAAGCGCATCCTTCGGGCCCCGTTGTTCTGGGTCGTCGCCGTCATCGCGATCACGCTGATGGTCTTCAGCCTCAGCGACGCCGGTGGTTACACGCGGATCGACACCTCTGCGGCCCAGCAGCTCATCACCGAGAAGAAGGTCGACCGGGCTGTCATCACGAACAACGAGGTGCTCGACCTCGACCTCAAGAAGGGTGTGACCTACTCCGACGGCAAGGGCATCAAGGACGCCAGCAAGGTCCGCACCCAGTACGTCAACGCTGCCGGTCCCACCCTGGTCAAGCTCCTCGGCGACAACCCCCCGCCCGGAGGCACGGACCAGGTCATCAAGGACACCAACCCGCTGCTGTCGCTGCTGGGCTCGCTGCTGCCGATCATCATCCTGCTCGGCCTCTTCTGGTTCCTCATGAACCAGATGCAGGGTGGCGGTTCGCGGGTGATGCAGTTCGGCAAGTCCAAGGCCAAGCTCGCCAGCAAGGACACCCCCAAGGTGACCTTCGCGGACGTCGCCGGGGCCGACGAGGCGGTCGAGGAGCTGCACGAGATCAAGGAGTTCCTGGCCGAGCCCGCGAAGTTCCTCGCGGTGGGCGCCAAGATCCCCAAGGGTGTGCTGCTCTACGGCCCTCCCGGCACGGGCAAGACCCTGCTGGCCCGCGCCGTCGCCGGTGAGGCGGGCGTGCCGTTCTACTCCATCTCCGGTTCGGACTTCGTCGAGATGTTCGTCGGTGTCGGTGCGAGCCGGGTGCGTGACCTGTTCGAGCAGGCCAAGGCCAACGCTCCCGCGATCGTCTTCGTCGACGAGATCGACGCCGTGGGGCGGCACCGCGGCGCCGGCCTCGGTGGCGGGCACGACGAGCGCGAGCAGACCCTCAACCAGCTGCTCGTCGAGATGGACGGGTTCGACGTCAAGACCAACGTCATCCTCATCGCGGCGACCAACCGCCCCGACATCCTCGACCCGGCCCTGCTGCGTCCCGGCCGGTTCGACCGCCAGATCGCGGTCGAGGCCCCGGACATGATCGGCCGGCACCGCATCCTCGAGGTGCACTCGCAGGGCAAGCCGATGGCCACCGGGGTCGACCTGCTGGCCGTCGCCCGCCGGACCCCCGGCTTCACCGGCGCCGACCTCGCGAACGTGCTCAACGAGGCCGCTCTGCTCACGGCCCGCAGCGACGGCAAGCTCATCGACGACGCCGCCCTCGACGAGGCCATCGACCGCGTCATCGCCGGCCCGCAGAAGCGCACCCGGATCATGTCCGCCAAGGAGCGCAAGATCACCGCCTACCACGAGGGTGGGCACGCGATCGTGGCTGCGGCGATGAACCACCTCGACCCCGTGACCAAGGTGACGATCCTGCCCCGTGGCCGGGCGCTCGGCTACACGATGGTGATGCCGACGGACGACAAGTACTCCACGACCCGCAACGAGATCCTCGACCAGCTGTCCTACGCGATGGGTGGTCGGGTGGCCGAGGAGGTCGTCTTCCACGACCCCACCACCGGTGCCTCGAACGACATCGAGAAGGCCACCGGTATGGCGCGGAAGATGGTCACCGAGTACGGCATGAGCGAGCGCGTCGGGGCCATCAAGCTGGGGCAGTCCCAGGGCGAGGTCTTCCTCGGCCGGGACATGGGCCACCAGCGCGACTACTCCGAGGAGGTCGCCAGCATCGTCGACGAGGAGGTGCGCAAGCTCATCGACGCCGCCCACGACGAGGCCTGGCACGTCATCAACGACAACCGCGACATCCTCGACCGGCTGGTCCTCGACCTGCTCGAGCACGAGACGCTCAATGCCAAGGAGCTCGCGGCCATCTTCGGGCCCATCCGCAAGCGCCCGGTGCGTCCGACCTGGCTCTCCAGCGAGACCCGCTTCCTGTCCGACCAGCCGCCCGTGCTGACCCCGGCCGAGAGGGCCGCCCAGAACGGCTCGGCCCCGGTCCTGGAGTCCGCGGGCACCAACCGGCAGACCGCCGAGGCGATCGACAAGGCTGCCGAGGCCGGCGCGGTCAAGTCCCACGAGGAGCACCCGCCCACCCAGGTCATCGAAGTCCCCGAGGGTGGCCAGGTCGATCCGAATGGCCTCTGA
- the folE gene encoding GTP cyclohydrolase I FolE: MASEGKFHVVDQPRAEAAVRELLIAIGEDPDREGLVETPARVARAYGEFFAGLSLDAASVLAKTFQIEHEEMILVRDIEVYSMCEHHLVPFHGVAHVGYIPAKDGRVTGLSKLARLVEMYARRPQVQERLTTQVADSLVTHLGAQGVIVIVECEHLCMSMRGIRKPGSRTITSAVRGQLRDPATRAEAMALLLGGKR, translated from the coding sequence ATGGCCTCTGAGGGCAAGTTTCACGTGGTCGACCAGCCGCGTGCGGAGGCGGCCGTCCGCGAGCTGCTGATCGCCATCGGCGAGGACCCGGACCGCGAGGGTCTCGTCGAGACCCCGGCCCGGGTGGCCAGGGCCTACGGCGAGTTCTTCGCCGGGCTGTCCCTGGACGCCGCGAGCGTCCTCGCGAAGACGTTCCAGATCGAGCACGAGGAGATGATCCTGGTGCGTGACATCGAGGTGTACTCGATGTGCGAGCACCATCTCGTGCCCTTCCACGGGGTGGCCCATGTCGGCTACATCCCGGCCAAGGACGGCCGGGTGACCGGACTGTCCAAGCTGGCGCGCCTCGTCGAGATGTATGCCCGGCGGCCCCAGGTGCAGGAGCGGCTGACGACCCAGGTCGCCGACTCGCTCGTCACCCACCTGGGCGCCCAGGGCGTGATCGTCATCGTGGAGTGCGAGCACCTGTGCATGTCCATGCGCGGCATCCGCAAGCCGGGGTCCCGGACCATCACCTCCGCCGTCCGCGGCCAGCTGCGGGACCCGGCCACCAGGGCCGAGGCCATGGCGCTCCTGCTGGGAGGCAAGCGGTGA
- the tilS gene encoding tRNA lysidine(34) synthetase TilS yields the protein MTGPHPATAAIRVAVRATLAECQPGDLVLVACSGGADSLALAAAVAFEAPRLAVRAGAILVDHGLAGESASVTTRAAEQCDDLGLAPVILAPVQVVPGADGLEAAARDARYAALDAAADQHGARLVLLGHTLDDQAEQVLLGLARGSGTRSLAGMPRARGRFRRPLLGVTSAQTRASCAAEHLTWWDDPMNDDPAYTRVRARRALVDLERDLGPGVAAALARTADQLREDADHLDDLAEAALATLLDLHPEPGFSVGVEDLLDLPQPVRTRVWRRLVVAAGAPAGQVSTRHTEACDALLTRWHGQGPVSLPGPLEATRSGGRVSIAPPARVE from the coding sequence GTGACGGGACCGCACCCGGCCACCGCCGCGATCCGCGTCGCCGTCCGCGCCACCCTGGCCGAGTGCCAGCCGGGCGACCTGGTCCTCGTCGCCTGCAGCGGGGGCGCCGACTCGCTCGCGCTCGCGGCCGCGGTGGCCTTCGAGGCGCCCCGGCTGGCGGTCCGGGCCGGCGCGATCCTGGTCGACCACGGGCTGGCGGGGGAGTCGGCGTCGGTCACCACCCGGGCCGCGGAGCAGTGTGACGACCTGGGCCTGGCCCCGGTGATCCTGGCCCCCGTGCAGGTGGTCCCCGGCGCGGACGGCCTCGAGGCCGCTGCCCGCGACGCGCGCTACGCAGCCCTCGACGCCGCCGCCGACCAGCACGGTGCCCGCCTCGTCCTGCTCGGGCACACCCTGGACGACCAGGCGGAGCAGGTGCTGCTCGGCCTCGCCCGGGGCTCAGGTACCAGGTCCCTCGCCGGTATGCCGCGGGCCCGCGGCCGCTTCCGGCGTCCCCTCCTCGGGGTCACCAGCGCCCAGACGCGCGCCTCCTGCGCCGCGGAGCACCTCACCTGGTGGGACGACCCGATGAACGACGACCCGGCCTACACCCGGGTGCGGGCTCGCCGGGCGCTGGTGGACCTCGAACGTGACCTCGGTCCGGGAGTGGCCGCAGCACTCGCGCGCACGGCCGACCAGCTCCGAGAGGATGCCGACCACCTCGACGACCTCGCCGAAGCCGCCCTCGCCACCCTCCTCGACCTCCACCCCGAACCGGGGTTCTCGGTGGGGGTGGAGGACCTGCTCGACCTGCCCCAACCCGTCCGGACCCGGGTCTGGCGGCGCCTCGTGGTCGCGGCTGGTGCGCCGGCCGGACAGGTGAGCACCCGGCATACCGAGGCGTGTGACGCGCTGCTCACCCGCTGGCACGGACAGGGTCCGGTGAGCCTTCCCGGCCCCCTGGAGGCGACCCGCTCGGGCGGCCGGGTATCCATCGCCCCACCTGCTCGGGTTGAATAG
- a CDS encoding phosphatidylglycerol lysyltransferase domain-containing protein, which translates to MRGRELARPTPSKLPGILAASKAPRLLGNLTYLIGTVDLLTGLAHSWRVHLHGLTEMLPGALSDAAAAATVVSGIFLVVLGHSLKRRKRRAWRAAIGLLALSAGLHTIKTEPVAAAIAVVGLLLLVRYRGEFRALGDPTTRWRAVRAFVVLLTVSVVTGSLVLWLNRHMIVGGFPGLWNLAQELVLGMVGANGPLVFTRDRASDIVGSLLLGLGLMTMLTTVYLALRPPEPMPSLTPDDEARLRALVDRHGDSLAYFNTRRDKSVIWSSSGKAAIAYRVVSGVMLASGDPVGDPEAWPGAMHAFLAEADAHAWTPAVLGCSEHAGTIWVRETGFTALELGDEAVVDASAFTLAGRPMRNVRQMVGRVARAGYDVQVCRVRDVSPDVRDRAMRDAAAWRSSATERGFSMALGRLLDDDDPECVFVVARQDGVVRAFLQFVPWGADGMSLDVMRRDASADAGVNELMITEALAAAPGMGVKRVSLNFAAFRSVLERGGKLGAGPILRMWRRLLLFASRWLQIESLYRFNAKFQPQWQPRFLVYPSASDLPRVGLAALEAEAFLTWPTLSWLGGRG; encoded by the coding sequence GTGAGGGGACGCGAACTCGCGCGGCCCACCCCTTCCAAGCTTCCCGGCATACTCGCGGCGTCCAAGGCACCGCGACTGCTGGGGAACCTCACCTACCTCATCGGCACGGTCGACCTGCTGACGGGGCTGGCGCACTCGTGGCGGGTGCACCTGCACGGTCTGACCGAGATGCTCCCGGGGGCGCTGTCCGACGCGGCCGCCGCGGCCACCGTCGTGTCCGGCATCTTCCTCGTCGTGCTCGGGCACTCGCTCAAGCGGCGCAAGCGTCGAGCCTGGCGGGCGGCCATCGGGCTGCTGGCCCTGTCGGCCGGGCTGCACACCATCAAGACCGAGCCCGTCGCCGCGGCGATCGCCGTCGTGGGGCTCTTGCTGCTGGTGCGCTACCGCGGGGAGTTCCGCGCCCTGGGTGACCCCACCACGCGGTGGCGCGCGGTGCGCGCGTTCGTGGTGCTGCTCACGGTGTCGGTCGTGACGGGCAGCCTCGTCCTGTGGCTCAACCGGCACATGATCGTCGGTGGCTTCCCCGGCCTGTGGAACCTCGCCCAGGAGCTGGTACTGGGCATGGTGGGGGCCAACGGACCGCTGGTGTTCACCCGAGACCGAGCCTCCGACATCGTCGGTTCGCTGCTGCTGGGGCTCGGCCTGATGACGATGCTCACGACCGTCTACCTCGCGCTGCGTCCCCCGGAGCCGATGCCGTCGCTGACGCCCGACGACGAAGCCAGGCTCCGCGCCCTCGTCGACCGGCACGGCGACTCGCTGGCCTATTTCAACACCCGGCGGGACAAGTCGGTGATCTGGTCGTCGAGCGGCAAGGCGGCCATCGCCTACCGCGTGGTGTCGGGCGTGATGCTGGCCAGCGGGGACCCCGTCGGGGACCCCGAGGCGTGGCCCGGGGCGATGCACGCGTTCCTGGCGGAGGCCGACGCGCACGCGTGGACGCCGGCCGTGCTGGGGTGCTCCGAGCACGCCGGCACGATCTGGGTGCGCGAGACCGGCTTCACCGCGCTCGAGCTCGGTGACGAGGCCGTCGTCGACGCCTCGGCGTTCACCCTCGCGGGTCGGCCGATGCGCAACGTGCGGCAGATGGTGGGTCGGGTCGCCCGCGCCGGGTATGACGTGCAGGTGTGTCGCGTCCGCGACGTCAGCCCCGACGTGCGTGACCGGGCGATGAGGGATGCCGCCGCGTGGCGCTCCAGCGCCACGGAGCGGGGGTTCTCGATGGCCCTGGGCCGGTTGCTCGACGACGACGACCCTGAGTGCGTGTTCGTCGTGGCGCGGCAGGACGGGGTCGTGCGAGCGTTCCTCCAGTTCGTGCCGTGGGGTGCCGACGGGATGTCCCTCGACGTCATGCGGCGCGACGCCAGCGCCGACGCGGGGGTCAACGAGCTCATGATCACCGAGGCGCTCGCGGCAGCGCCGGGGATGGGCGTCAAGCGGGTGTCCCTGAACTTCGCGGCCTTCCGCTCGGTGCTGGAACGCGGTGGCAAGCTGGGCGCCGGCCCGATCCTGCGGATGTGGCGGCGGTTGCTGCTCTTCGCGTCGCGCTGGCTCCAGATCGAGAGCCTCTACCGGTTCAACGCGAAGTTCCAGCCGCAGTGGCAGCCTCGGTTCCTCGTCTACCCCTCGGCGTCCGACCTGCCGCGGGTCGGTCTCGCCGCCCTCGAGGCGGAGGCGTTCCTCACCTGGCCGACGCTCAGCTGGCTCGGTGGCCGGGGATGA
- a CDS encoding zinc-dependent metalloprotease, protein MTVSQSAAPKTTRYVDWQFAKATGTRLVPAGPKVTGAQAAEVVASVRAAAHRAQQPVAETARLHAPGDAPGPVIVDRPTWISLNADSMSALMDPVFGKLVDGQKTPPNNAIKAIGGKVTGGEAGALLAFMSSKVLGQYDLAPGGTPQLMLVAPNLVQVERELGLDPADFRLWVCMHEETHRVQFTAVPWLRDHMITRVRTLANDLMPDPETLQETLSRLGKQLPDALKSGGAGLTDLIASPQQRAELAGVTAVMSLLEGHADVVMDEVGPQVIPSVAHIRSTFNERRKGVGAFDRVLRRLLGLEAKMRQYRDGAVFVREVTAAVGTDGFNRIWESPETLPLPAEIATPSAWVARVHG, encoded by the coding sequence ATGACCGTGTCGCAGTCAGCAGCTCCGAAGACCACCCGCTACGTCGACTGGCAGTTCGCCAAGGCGACCGGCACGCGGCTGGTGCCTGCCGGACCCAAGGTGACGGGCGCGCAGGCGGCGGAGGTCGTCGCGTCCGTCCGGGCCGCCGCCCACCGCGCCCAGCAGCCCGTCGCGGAGACCGCTCGACTGCACGCCCCGGGCGACGCCCCCGGTCCCGTCATCGTCGACCGGCCCACCTGGATCTCGCTGAACGCCGACTCGATGTCGGCCCTCATGGACCCCGTCTTCGGCAAGCTCGTCGACGGCCAGAAGACACCGCCGAACAACGCCATCAAGGCCATCGGCGGCAAGGTCACCGGCGGCGAGGCCGGAGCGCTGCTCGCCTTCATGTCGAGCAAGGTCCTCGGTCAGTACGACCTCGCGCCGGGCGGCACACCCCAGCTCATGCTCGTCGCGCCCAACCTCGTCCAGGTCGAGCGCGAGCTCGGCCTCGACCCCGCCGACTTCCGGCTCTGGGTCTGCATGCACGAGGAGACCCACCGCGTGCAGTTCACCGCGGTCCCGTGGCTGCGCGACCACATGATCACCAGGGTCCGGACCCTCGCGAACGACCTGATGCCCGATCCTGAGACTCTGCAGGAGACGCTCTCGCGACTGGGCAAGCAGCTCCCCGACGCCCTCAAGAGCGGTGGCGCCGGCCTCACCGACCTCATCGCGTCGCCGCAGCAGCGTGCCGAGCTCGCCGGGGTCACCGCCGTCATGTCGCTGCTCGAAGGCCATGCCGACGTCGTGATGGACGAGGTCGGCCCCCAGGTCATCCCTTCGGTCGCGCACATCCGGAGCACCTTCAACGAGCGCCGCAAGGGCGTCGGCGCCTTCGACCGGGTGCTGCGGCGGCTGCTCGGTCTCGAGGCCAAGATGCGCCAGTACCGCGACGGAGCGGTCTTCGTCCGGGAGGTCACGGCGGCAGTCGGCACCGACGGCTTCAATCGCATCTGGGAGTCTCCCGAGACGCTCCCCCTGCCGGCCGAGATCGCCACGCCCTCGGCGTGGGTCGCGCGGGTCCACGGCTGA
- the dacB gene encoding D-alanyl-D-alanine carboxypeptidase/D-alanyl-D-alanine-endopeptidase has translation MRRILAALLAFVVLAGTYVTLDVFDLVPGILTRAQPQATPTVVPPSGAGTPTTVAVPTVDAGAQPLQPASASARIPDPTALAKALAAVVADPALRPGPGVVVRDAFTGQTLLSKAASRARVPASTAKLLTALAVDTTLNPLDTLPTTVVQGTRPDQIVLVAGGDTMLATGKGVPTAVEGRAGLADLAEQVASSLQGAGTTQVTLRLDTTYAKGPRWAPGWNPVDVTDGYTGGVSMLGLAGQRARPFKPAPRDPEAATAAAFVGALAKVGISATLAPESTWSTQVPKGATELGRVESAPIGEILALALDDSDNALTEGLARQAAVKAGGAATFASAVAFVRRTVEARGIDLTGAVLKDTSGLTAGQAIPPQVLSDVLQLGADGSVPAMQDTISRLPVAGLTGTLADRFHAKSTRAVAGLARAKTGTLTGVSAMAGTVIDADGRVLSFVVQADGIPAGVGTLNARAALDRFVAVLAACGCP, from the coding sequence GTGCGTCGCATCCTGGCCGCCCTCCTGGCCTTCGTCGTGCTCGCGGGGACCTATGTGACCCTGGACGTGTTCGACCTCGTGCCCGGCATCCTGACCCGCGCCCAGCCGCAGGCCACGCCCACGGTGGTCCCCCCGTCCGGGGCCGGGACGCCGACCACCGTCGCGGTGCCCACCGTCGACGCCGGCGCCCAGCCGCTGCAACCCGCCTCGGCCAGCGCCCGCATCCCCGACCCGACAGCACTGGCCAAGGCGCTCGCGGCCGTCGTCGCGGACCCGGCACTACGGCCGGGTCCGGGCGTCGTGGTCCGTGACGCCTTCACCGGTCAGACGCTGCTGAGCAAGGCCGCGTCCAGGGCCCGGGTGCCCGCCTCGACGGCCAAGCTCCTGACTGCCCTCGCGGTCGACACGACGCTCAACCCGCTGGACACCCTCCCCACGACCGTGGTGCAGGGGACCCGGCCGGACCAGATCGTGCTGGTCGCGGGCGGTGACACGATGCTGGCCACGGGCAAGGGAGTCCCCACCGCCGTCGAAGGTCGTGCCGGCCTGGCAGACCTGGCCGAACAGGTCGCCTCGTCGCTGCAGGGGGCAGGGACCACGCAGGTCACCCTCCGCCTCGACACGACCTACGCCAAGGGTCCGCGCTGGGCCCCGGGGTGGAACCCGGTGGACGTGACGGACGGCTACACCGGTGGGGTCTCGATGCTCGGACTCGCGGGCCAGCGGGCCAGGCCGTTCAAGCCTGCTCCGCGCGACCCCGAGGCGGCGACCGCCGCGGCCTTCGTGGGCGCCCTGGCCAAGGTCGGGATCTCGGCCACCCTCGCCCCGGAGTCCACGTGGTCCACCCAGGTCCCCAAGGGCGCCACCGAGCTGGGGCGGGTGGAGTCGGCGCCCATCGGCGAGATCCTCGCTCTCGCCCTGGACGACAGCGACAATGCGCTCACCGAGGGGCTGGCGCGTCAGGCAGCCGTGAAGGCGGGGGGTGCGGCGACCTTCGCGTCCGCCGTCGCCTTCGTGCGCAGAACCGTCGAGGCGCGCGGGATCGACCTGACGGGTGCCGTGCTCAAGGACACCAGTGGGCTCACCGCGGGGCAGGCGATCCCGCCGCAGGTGCTCTCCGACGTGCTCCAGCTCGGGGCTGACGGGTCCGTGCCGGCGATGCAGGACACCATCTCCCGGCTGCCCGTGGCGGGCTTGACGGGCACCTTGGCGGACCGGTTCCACGCGAAGAGCACACGGGCCGTCGCCGGCCTGGCGCGCGCGAAGACCGGCACCCTCACCGGAGTCAGCGCGATGGCCGGCACCGTCATCGACGCCGACGGCCGGGTGCTGTCCTTCGTCGTCCAGGCCGACGGCATCCCGGCAGGGGTCGGAACGCTCAACGCCCGGGCTGCGTTGGACCGCTTCGTGGCGGTGCTCGCGGCCTGCGGGTGTCCCTGA